The Triticum aestivum cultivar Chinese Spring chromosome 7B, IWGSC CS RefSeq v2.1, whole genome shotgun sequence genome window below encodes:
- the LOC123160731 gene encoding helicase-like transcription factor CHR28 isoform X1, protein MLAGSMNNDNDNVIDLISDSGDDFDSDSDDPTSTNVTSGENGGGQSVCFQDEDLLRSTPSSSRSNINDNGQYRTLPPSFANGIDIEKARYTLGSEDRTYPHSNSGPRHDSGRASLSSSRLDITVRERNGLAVDANGNNKRILPSSFSSGSTSKSTHPSVASESRKLPSRFTSGNSQRLDDNSMGTNDGNCTGQPSSSRFSIRSYSVSNAQKDTMENDDDDVYVYDSPSSHRMLPASFGGHNSASNNELANVNDMQARPNLENRFMDPDESAVYQEALQNISLDKREDDLDEGVLSVSLLKHQKMALAWMVSKENSSHCAGGILADDQGLGKTVSTIALILKQKSQQSKFMCADSDPLKSEALNLDEDDEAVTVVDKEKQSVNDGPKKDLDASLSTAASTSDVKPSSSHMDIVPNRIVESKVERKKTKTGTSSASSTMRSMMRPAAGTLVVCPASVLKQWANELNDKVSQSARLSVLVYHGGARTKDPSELAKYDVVVTTYTIVANEVPKQNADDDQDQKNGEESSVGNKRKPPSKSKKRKKKLKDSDIDLDSGPVARVRWFRVVLDEAQTIKNFRTQVAKGCCGLRAKRRWCLSGTPIQNSIDELYSYFRFLKYDPYSTYSSFCTMIKHPIARNAVHGYKKLQTVLRIVLLRRTKETTINGEPIINLPPKTIKLQKVDFTKEERAFYLTLEERSRQQFKEYAAAGTVKQNYANILLLLLRLRQACDHPLLVKGHQSVFKGDGSIEMAKQLSKERVIDLLARLEVSALCAVCRDTPEDAVVAMCGHIFCYQCIYERITTDENMCPVPNCRNTLSTESVFSSGTLKICISGKTSTHAIASSSADDELSSISQSSYISSKIQATVDILNSIINMHALTDSDTIESNPNRVSPVKAIVFSQWTGMLDLLEFSLNSNLIQYRRLDGTMSLNSRDKAVKDFNTDPEVRVMIMSLKAGNLGLNMVAACHVILLDLWWNPYAEDQAIDRAHRIGQTRPVTVSRLTITDTVEDRILSLQEEKRAMVNSAFGEDKSSAHATRLTVDDLRYLFRI, encoded by the exons ATGCTTGCCGGCAGTATGAATAACGATAATGATAATGTTATTGACTTGATATCGGATAGTGGTGATGATTTTGATTCTGACTCTGACGATCCAACTTCTACAAATGTCACATCTGGCGAGAATGGCGGAGGTCAATCAGTCTGCTTTCAGGATGAAGATTTGTTGAGGAGCACCCCCTCTTCTTCCAGGTCTAATATAAATGATAATGGTCAGTACAGAACTCTGCCACCTTCCTTCGCAAATGGTATTGATATTGAGAAAGCCCGTTATACACTAGGTTCGGAGGACAGAACTTATCCACATTCAAATTCGGGGCCAAGACACGATTCTGGAAGGGCCTCTCTCTCGTCCAGTAGACTTGATATCACAGTGAGGGAGCGCAATGGTTTGGCAGTGGATGCAAATGGCAATAACAAGAGGATTCTTCCTTCATCTTTTTCCAGTGGAAGCACGTCAAAATCTACACATCCAAGTGTTGCAAGTGAGAGCCGTAAACTCCCATCACGTTTTACCAGTGGAAATTCACAAAGGTTGGATGATAATAGTATGGGAACAAATGATGGCAATTGCACTGGGCAGCCTTCATCTTCAAGGTTCTCAATCCGAAGCTACTCTGTGAGTAATGCCCAGAAGGATACCATGGAAAATGACGATG ATGATGTCTATGTATATGATAGTCCTAGTTCACATAGGATGCTGCCTGCATCTTTTGGAGGCCATAACTCTGCCAGTAACAATGAACTTGCTAATGTTAATGACATGCAAGCTCGTCCAAACCTAGAAAATAGGTTTATGGATCCTGACGAGAGCGCGGTATATCAAGAGGCTCTTCAG AACATTAGTCTGGATAAAAGGGAAGATGATCTCGATGAGGGTGTCTTATCAGTATCTCTGCTTAAGCACCAG AAAATGGCATTAGCTTGGATGGTTTCGAAGGAGAATAGTTCACATTGTGCAGGAGGAATTCTTGCAGATGATCAG GGTCTTGGGAAGACTGTGTCTACAATTGCCCTTATACTAAAACAGAAGAGTCAGCAGTCTAAGTTCATGTGTGCTGATTCAGATCCTTTGAAATCTGAAGCGCTAAACCTTGATGAAGACGATGAGGCAGTGACTGTTGTTGATAAGGAGAAACAGTCTGTGAACGATGGACCCAAGAAGGATTTAGACGCTAGTTTATCAACAGCAGCTAGTACTAGTGATGTTAAACCATCTAGTAGTCATATGGATATTGTTCCAAATAGAATTGTTGAAAGCAAAGTTGAACGCAAGAAGACTAAAACAGGCACATCATCTGCATCATCAACCATGCGATCCATGATGAGGCCAGCTGCAGGTACTTTAGTAGTATGCCCTGCTAGTGTTCTTAAGCAGTGGGCTAATGAATTGAATGACAAGGTTAGTCAAAGTGCTAGGTTATCTGTTTTAGTCTACCATGGTGGTGCAAGGACCAAAGATCCAAGTGAGCTGGCAAAATATGATGTCGTTGTCACGACATACACAATTGTGGCGAATGAAGTGCCTAAACAGAATGCTGATGATGACCAAGATCAAAAGAATGGGGAAGAATCTTCTGTTGGTAATAAAAGAAAACCACCAAGCAAAtctaagaaaaggaagaagaaacttAAGGATTCAGATATTGACCTTGACAGTGGCCCAGTTGCCCGGGTACGGTGGTTTCGGGTGGTTCTTGATGAAGCTCAGACGATAAAAAATTTCCGAACTCAAGTGGCTAAAGGCTGTTGTGGACTAAGAGCAAAAAGGAGATGGTGCTTATCAGGAACACCTATACAAAATTCAATCGATGAGCTCTACAGCTATTTCCGTTTCTTGAAATATGACCCATATTCTACATATAGCTCATTTTGTACAATGATAAAGCACCCAATTGCTAGAAATGCAGTCCATGGGTATAAGAAACTACAAACTGTGTTGAGGATAGTTCTCCTGCGTCGCACAAAAG AAACTACGATAAATGGAGAACCGATCATAAACTTACCTCCAAAGACAATTAAGTTGCAAAAGGTGGATTTCACAAAGGAGGAGCGAGCTTTTTATTTGACACTGGAAGAACGTTCTCGGCAACAGTTCAAG GAATATGCTGCTGCCGGAACAGTCAAACAAAACTATGCCAATATCCTTTTATTGTTGTTGCGCCTTAGGCAGGCTTGTGATCATCCTCTTCTTGTGAAGGGGCATCAGTCAGTATTTAAAGGCGATGGTTCTATAGAGATGGCAAAACAACTTTCCAAGGAAAGGGTAATAGATTTGCTTGCAAGGCTGGAAGTATCAGCGCTTTGTGCTGTATGCCGT GACACACCTGAGGATGCTGTTGTGGCGATGTGTGGTCATATTTTCTGCTATCAGTGTATATACGAGCGGATAACAACTGATGAAAACATGTGCCCCGTCCCTAATTGCAGAAACACGTTAAGTACTGAATCAGTATTTTCATCAGGGACATTAAAGATTTGTATCTCCGGCAAGACCAGTACTCATGCGATAGCGAGTTCATCAGCAGACGATGAGCTATCTTCTATCAGTCAAAGCAGTTACATCTCCTCGAAGATACAAGCGACCGTCGATATACTGAATTCTATCATTAACATGCATGCCCTTACAGACAGCGATACCATTGAATCAAATCCAAACCGAGTATCCCCTGTGAAAGCCATTGTCTTCTCGCAGTGGACTGGCATGCTGGATTTGCTGGAGTTTTCACTGAACAGCAATCTTATACAGTACAGGAGACTAGACGGAACAATGTCCCTCAATTCAAGAGATAAAGCCGTGAAGGATTTTAACACCGACCCAGAG GTTAGAGTTATGATTATGTCATTGAAAGCGGGTAATCTTGGTCTGAACATGGTTGCTGCTTGCCATGTAATACTCCTTGATCTTTGGTGGAATCCTTATGCTGAGGACCAGGCAATTGATAGAGCACACAGAATTGGTCAGACTCGTCCGGTCACTGTCTCTCGTCTAACCATTACAGATACGGTGGAAGATCGTATTTTATCTCTGCAG GAGGAAAAGAGAGCGATGGTCAACTCTGCTTTCGGTGAAGACAAATCCAGTGCCCACGCTACTCGGCTGACTGTAGATGATCTGAGGTATCTGTTTAGGATATGA
- the LOC123160731 gene encoding helicase-like transcription factor CHR28 isoform X2: protein MLAGSMNNDNDNVIDLISDSGDDFDSDSDDPTSTNVTSGENGGGQSVCFQDEDLLRSTPSSSRSNINDNGSEDRTYPHSNSGPRHDSGRASLSSSRLDITVRERNGLAVDANGNNKRILPSSFSSGSTSKSTHPSVASESRKLPSRFTSGNSQRLDDNSMGTNDGNCTGQPSSSRFSIRSYSVSNAQKDTMENDDDDVYVYDSPSSHRMLPASFGGHNSASNNELANVNDMQARPNLENRFMDPDESAVYQEALQNISLDKREDDLDEGVLSVSLLKHQKMALAWMVSKENSSHCAGGILADDQGLGKTVSTIALILKQKSQQSKFMCADSDPLKSEALNLDEDDEAVTVVDKEKQSVNDGPKKDLDASLSTAASTSDVKPSSSHMDIVPNRIVESKVERKKTKTGTSSASSTMRSMMRPAAGTLVVCPASVLKQWANELNDKVSQSARLSVLVYHGGARTKDPSELAKYDVVVTTYTIVANEVPKQNADDDQDQKNGEESSVGNKRKPPSKSKKRKKKLKDSDIDLDSGPVARVRWFRVVLDEAQTIKNFRTQVAKGCCGLRAKRRWCLSGTPIQNSIDELYSYFRFLKYDPYSTYSSFCTMIKHPIARNAVHGYKKLQTVLRIVLLRRTKETTINGEPIINLPPKTIKLQKVDFTKEERAFYLTLEERSRQQFKEYAAAGTVKQNYANILLLLLRLRQACDHPLLVKGHQSVFKGDGSIEMAKQLSKERVIDLLARLEVSALCAVCRDTPEDAVVAMCGHIFCYQCIYERITTDENMCPVPNCRNTLSTESVFSSGTLKICISGKTSTHAIASSSADDELSSISQSSYISSKIQATVDILNSIINMHALTDSDTIESNPNRVSPVKAIVFSQWTGMLDLLEFSLNSNLIQYRRLDGTMSLNSRDKAVKDFNTDPEVRVMIMSLKAGNLGLNMVAACHVILLDLWWNPYAEDQAIDRAHRIGQTRPVTVSRLTITDTVEDRILSLQEEKRAMVNSAFGEDKSSAHATRLTVDDLRYLFRI from the exons ATGCTTGCCGGCAGTATGAATAACGATAATGATAATGTTATTGACTTGATATCGGATAGTGGTGATGATTTTGATTCTGACTCTGACGATCCAACTTCTACAAATGTCACATCTGGCGAGAATGGCGGAGGTCAATCAGTCTGCTTTCAGGATGAAGATTTGTTGAGGAGCACCCCCTCTTCTTCCAGGTCTAATATAAATGATAATG GTTCGGAGGACAGAACTTATCCACATTCAAATTCGGGGCCAAGACACGATTCTGGAAGGGCCTCTCTCTCGTCCAGTAGACTTGATATCACAGTGAGGGAGCGCAATGGTTTGGCAGTGGATGCAAATGGCAATAACAAGAGGATTCTTCCTTCATCTTTTTCCAGTGGAAGCACGTCAAAATCTACACATCCAAGTGTTGCAAGTGAGAGCCGTAAACTCCCATCACGTTTTACCAGTGGAAATTCACAAAGGTTGGATGATAATAGTATGGGAACAAATGATGGCAATTGCACTGGGCAGCCTTCATCTTCAAGGTTCTCAATCCGAAGCTACTCTGTGAGTAATGCCCAGAAGGATACCATGGAAAATGACGATG ATGATGTCTATGTATATGATAGTCCTAGTTCACATAGGATGCTGCCTGCATCTTTTGGAGGCCATAACTCTGCCAGTAACAATGAACTTGCTAATGTTAATGACATGCAAGCTCGTCCAAACCTAGAAAATAGGTTTATGGATCCTGACGAGAGCGCGGTATATCAAGAGGCTCTTCAG AACATTAGTCTGGATAAAAGGGAAGATGATCTCGATGAGGGTGTCTTATCAGTATCTCTGCTTAAGCACCAG AAAATGGCATTAGCTTGGATGGTTTCGAAGGAGAATAGTTCACATTGTGCAGGAGGAATTCTTGCAGATGATCAG GGTCTTGGGAAGACTGTGTCTACAATTGCCCTTATACTAAAACAGAAGAGTCAGCAGTCTAAGTTCATGTGTGCTGATTCAGATCCTTTGAAATCTGAAGCGCTAAACCTTGATGAAGACGATGAGGCAGTGACTGTTGTTGATAAGGAGAAACAGTCTGTGAACGATGGACCCAAGAAGGATTTAGACGCTAGTTTATCAACAGCAGCTAGTACTAGTGATGTTAAACCATCTAGTAGTCATATGGATATTGTTCCAAATAGAATTGTTGAAAGCAAAGTTGAACGCAAGAAGACTAAAACAGGCACATCATCTGCATCATCAACCATGCGATCCATGATGAGGCCAGCTGCAGGTACTTTAGTAGTATGCCCTGCTAGTGTTCTTAAGCAGTGGGCTAATGAATTGAATGACAAGGTTAGTCAAAGTGCTAGGTTATCTGTTTTAGTCTACCATGGTGGTGCAAGGACCAAAGATCCAAGTGAGCTGGCAAAATATGATGTCGTTGTCACGACATACACAATTGTGGCGAATGAAGTGCCTAAACAGAATGCTGATGATGACCAAGATCAAAAGAATGGGGAAGAATCTTCTGTTGGTAATAAAAGAAAACCACCAAGCAAAtctaagaaaaggaagaagaaacttAAGGATTCAGATATTGACCTTGACAGTGGCCCAGTTGCCCGGGTACGGTGGTTTCGGGTGGTTCTTGATGAAGCTCAGACGATAAAAAATTTCCGAACTCAAGTGGCTAAAGGCTGTTGTGGACTAAGAGCAAAAAGGAGATGGTGCTTATCAGGAACACCTATACAAAATTCAATCGATGAGCTCTACAGCTATTTCCGTTTCTTGAAATATGACCCATATTCTACATATAGCTCATTTTGTACAATGATAAAGCACCCAATTGCTAGAAATGCAGTCCATGGGTATAAGAAACTACAAACTGTGTTGAGGATAGTTCTCCTGCGTCGCACAAAAG AAACTACGATAAATGGAGAACCGATCATAAACTTACCTCCAAAGACAATTAAGTTGCAAAAGGTGGATTTCACAAAGGAGGAGCGAGCTTTTTATTTGACACTGGAAGAACGTTCTCGGCAACAGTTCAAG GAATATGCTGCTGCCGGAACAGTCAAACAAAACTATGCCAATATCCTTTTATTGTTGTTGCGCCTTAGGCAGGCTTGTGATCATCCTCTTCTTGTGAAGGGGCATCAGTCAGTATTTAAAGGCGATGGTTCTATAGAGATGGCAAAACAACTTTCCAAGGAAAGGGTAATAGATTTGCTTGCAAGGCTGGAAGTATCAGCGCTTTGTGCTGTATGCCGT GACACACCTGAGGATGCTGTTGTGGCGATGTGTGGTCATATTTTCTGCTATCAGTGTATATACGAGCGGATAACAACTGATGAAAACATGTGCCCCGTCCCTAATTGCAGAAACACGTTAAGTACTGAATCAGTATTTTCATCAGGGACATTAAAGATTTGTATCTCCGGCAAGACCAGTACTCATGCGATAGCGAGTTCATCAGCAGACGATGAGCTATCTTCTATCAGTCAAAGCAGTTACATCTCCTCGAAGATACAAGCGACCGTCGATATACTGAATTCTATCATTAACATGCATGCCCTTACAGACAGCGATACCATTGAATCAAATCCAAACCGAGTATCCCCTGTGAAAGCCATTGTCTTCTCGCAGTGGACTGGCATGCTGGATTTGCTGGAGTTTTCACTGAACAGCAATCTTATACAGTACAGGAGACTAGACGGAACAATGTCCCTCAATTCAAGAGATAAAGCCGTGAAGGATTTTAACACCGACCCAGAG GTTAGAGTTATGATTATGTCATTGAAAGCGGGTAATCTTGGTCTGAACATGGTTGCTGCTTGCCATGTAATACTCCTTGATCTTTGGTGGAATCCTTATGCTGAGGACCAGGCAATTGATAGAGCACACAGAATTGGTCAGACTCGTCCGGTCACTGTCTCTCGTCTAACCATTACAGATACGGTGGAAGATCGTATTTTATCTCTGCAG GAGGAAAAGAGAGCGATGGTCAACTCTGCTTTCGGTGAAGACAAATCCAGTGCCCACGCTACTCGGCTGACTGTAGATGATCTGAGGTATCTGTTTAGGATATGA